The Candidatus Zixiibacteriota bacterium DNA segment CCGATCGGTTTGATCAGGTAGTCAACGAGCTGTTCCGAGAAGAAGTAAGCGGCGACGGCGAAGACGAGGATCGCAACGATGACCTTGATCAGGCGCTGGCGCAGCTCCTCGATGTGGCCGAGAAACGGGAGTTCCCCGCCCTGCCCGTCCTGCTCGGTCTGGTGAACGTCAACCATGCGGCGCGGCTATTTCAGGAGATTCTTGAGTTCGTCGACGAACTCGGTTTTGTCCTGGAACTTGCGGTAGACCGACGCAAAGCGCACGTAAGCGACCTCATCGAGATTGCGCAGACGCTCCATGACCAACTCGCCGATGACCTTGGAGGAAACCTCGGTCTTGTTCATTTTGAAGAGTTCGTTTTCGACGTCTTCAACGAGCGCGAGGATGTGCTTCTCGGAGACGGGGCGTTTGGCGAGCGAGATCTGGATTCCGCGCAGGAGCTTGGTGCGGTCGTAGGGTTCACGGCGCTCGTCGGACTTGATGACGGTCAGGGAGACGCGCTCGACGTACTCGTAGG contains these protein-coding regions:
- the nrdR gene encoding transcriptional repressor NrdR codes for the protein MKCPFCGEESDKVIDSRSVQEGIAVRRRRECQSCGERYTTYEYVERVSLTVIKSDERREPYDRTKLLRGIQISLAKRPVSEKHILALVEDVENELFKMNKTEVSSKVIGELVMERLRNLDEVAYVRFASVYRKFQDKTEFVDELKNLLK